The Microcystis aeruginosa NIES-843 sequence TTATCCTCGATCGAGTCCCAATTGATCAAAAAATTCTCAGGCTTTGCCGCTTCTTCCTTGAATCATCGGTGAATTGGTGAAGATCTATAGTTACTATTAGCTAAAAGCTAGGAATGAGGGAGCTAATTGGGCTAGAATTGAAAGGAACAACAGCATTAATATAACAGCCATCATACCGACGAGATTATCAAATTGTTCCCAAGCTGTTGATAATTGTAAGGACAGCTTTTTAAATATCCCTAGATACAACCCCCAACCGATAGCAATAATCCCTAAAGCTTTGCTGATATTTCCCAGATTGTAGGCATCGAAATAGACAGCATTGGCTACAAATAAGGCAGTTAACAATAGTATTATTCCTAACCAACCACTCAAGGTTAACTTTCTCCCAGTGGTAACTTTTGCGTGGGGTAAAAAGATAAATTTGGCAGTGGCGATCGCTGTACCTACGGCTGCTAAATTGATGGCTACCTCTTGCCAAGGTAATAAATTTTTCATCGTTAACGCTTTCGCCCCAAAACCAGATAATAAGGGGAATCCAGAGATGGAAAAACTGGCGATAACAATAGCAATCCAGAGGGAATTAGGGATCGATTGTTGCTGTAATTCTTTAAAATTGCGACTGGGTAAAACTCCCGCTAATAGAAATAGGGAAGATTTAACTAAACCGTGGGTAAGGGTATAAAAACCACTGACTACCGGGGCGGCTAAAATAAAACCCAGCTGCACGATCGTGCTAAAGGCTAACATCCGCTTGCTATCCTTTTCAAAAATCATATAGGGTACACCAAAAATCGCCGTTAGCACCCCGAAAAGCCGAATTAGTCCATCCAAATCCTCTAGGATTAAAGCACAGCGCAGGAGGGGAAAAATGCCCGCTTTTACCACCACCCCTGACATCAGCGCCGAGACAGAGGTTTCCGATTCCGAGTGTGTCATCGGTAGCCATAATCCCGAGACAAAGATTCCCCCTTTGACTAATAATCCCATGAAGATTAAAGCCAAGGCTTCGGGAGGTGCGTCCTTTAAACCAGCAAAAGCAAAGGAATTATTGGCTTTATAGACTAAAACTGCGCCAATAAGGTAAAATAACATCGCCACATTGCTGATAAACAGATAACGCAGGGCAACCCAGAGAGAGCGATCGCTGCGAGGATAGGCAATCACCAGAAAAGCGGCAATACTAATTACTTCTAAGGCAACGTAAACGCTAATAAAATCTTCACAGACGAAGACAGAATTAATGCTGCCGTGGAGAATGATAGCTTGGGCGTAAAAAAAGGCGGTTTTGCTACTTTCCCAATTATAAAAGATCACCGCCATGGTCACCAGGGCATTGGTGAGGATAAAATAGGCACTTAACTGATCGGCTACCAGTTTCACGCCATAATTATCCAGTAGGTTGAGGGTTATGGGGGCGGATTGGCTAAATAGAAGGAGAGAATAGGCGAGAGAGATAATAGTGGCGGCGAGAGCAAGATATTTGTCTAATCGCGGCAATAAATAGATGATAAAGCCGATCAAAAAGGGTAAACTTATCCAAGCGATCGTTAAAGTATTCATGGTGTGTTATTTTTTTCTATCTCGCTGCTGTCGAGGGTGGGGTTATCTTTGGCTAATTTCATCACTCCCACCAGCATTAACGCCTGAATGGAAAAACCGATGACGATCGCTGTTAAAATCACTGCTTGGGGTACAGGATCGGCGTAATTTTGCTGTTTAACTGTACCGAGGATGGGAGTAAATAAACCGTCACGGGAAGAAATCACCACATAGTAGGCGATAACGCCCGTACTCATGACATCCATGGCGATAATCTTCATGATTAAGTTTTTTTTCAGGAATGTTCCTAAAAATCCGCACAAAACGGTGGCGAATACAAACAACTCTAGCAGGGGAATCGTCACTGGGCTTCTTGATTAGATTTGGTTATGAGTCAAAATACTTTTTCTAATTATCCTCGATCGAGTCCCAATTGATCAAAAAATTCTCAGGCTTTGCCGCTTCTTCCTTGAATCATCGGTGAATTGGTGAAGATCTATAGTTACTATTAGCTAAAAGCTAGGAATGAGGGAGCTAATTGGGCTAGAATTGAAAGGAACAACAGCATTAATATAACAGCCATCATACCGACGAGATTATCAAATTGTTCCCAAGCTGTTGATAATTGTAAGGACAGCTTTTTAAATATCCCTAGATACAACCCCCAACCGATAGCAATAATCCCTAAAGCTTTGCTGATATTTCCCAGATTGTAGGCATCGAAATAGACAGCATTGGCTACAAATAAGGCAGTTAACAATAGTATTATTCCTAACCAACCACTCAAGGTTAACTTTCTCCCAGTGGTAACTTTTGCGTGGGGTAAAAAGATAAATTTGGCAGTGGCGATCGCTGTACCTACGGCTGCTAAATTGATGGCTACCTCTTGCCAAGGTAATAAATTTTTCATCGTTAACGCTTTCGCCCCAAAA is a genomic window containing:
- a CDS encoding cation:proton antiporter yields the protein MNTLTIAWISLPFLIGFIIYLLPRLDKYLALAATIISLAYSLLLFSQSAPITLNLLDNYGVKLVADQLSAYFILTNALVTMAVIFYNWESSKTAFFYAQAIILHGSINSVFVCEDFISVYVALEVISIAAFLVIAYPRSDRSLWVALRYLFISNVAMLFYLIGAVLVYKANNSFAFAGLKDAPPEALALIFMGLLVKGGIFVSGLWLPMTHSESETSVSALMSGVVVKAGIFPLLRCALILEDLDGLIRLFGVLTAIFGVPYMIFEKDSKRMLAFSTIVQLGFILAAPVVSGFYTLTHGLVKSSLFLLAGVLPSRNFKELQQQSIPNSLWIAIVIASFSISGFPLLSGFGAKALTMKNLLPWQEVAINLAAVGTAIATAKFIFLPHAKVTTGRKLTLSGWLGIILLLTALFVANAVYFDAYNLGNISKALGIIAIGWGLYLGIFKKLSLQLSTAWEQFDNLVGMMAVILMLLFLSILAQLAPSFLAFS
- a CDS encoding NADH-quinone oxidoreductase subunit K, with the protein product MTIPLLELFVFATVLCGFLGTFLKKNLIMKIIAMDVMSTGVIAYYVVISSRDGLFTPILGTVKQQNYADPVPQAVILTAIVIGFSIQALMLVGVMKLAKDNPTLDSSEIEKNNTP